A section of the Streptococcus oriscaviae genome encodes:
- a CDS encoding SDR family oxidoreductase, whose translation MADWLNIAGKTVVVTGASSGIGKAIVDELLELGLKVANFDIADNGESHENLFFQKVDVTSREQVEAAVSATVERFGTIDAVVNNAGINIPRLLVDPKNPHGPYELDDATFEKITMINQKGLYLVSQAVGRILVEKGKGVIINMASEAGLEGSEGQSAYAATKAAVYSYTRSWAKELGKYNVRVVGVAPGIMEATGLRTLAYEEALGYTRGKTVDEIRAGYASTSTTPLGRSGQLREVADLVAYYISDRSSYITGITTNVAGGKTRG comes from the coding sequence ATGGCAGATTGGTTAAATATTGCTGGTAAAACAGTGGTGGTCACAGGGGCTTCCTCGGGTATCGGGAAGGCCATAGTAGATGAACTGCTGGAATTGGGCCTTAAGGTGGCTAATTTTGACATTGCGGACAATGGAGAAAGCCATGAAAACCTCTTCTTTCAGAAGGTCGATGTGACCTCCAGGGAGCAGGTAGAGGCGGCTGTTTCAGCCACGGTGGAGCGTTTTGGAACCATTGATGCGGTTGTCAATAATGCGGGAATCAACATTCCCAGACTTTTAGTGGATCCCAAGAATCCCCATGGTCCATATGAATTGGATGATGCGACATTTGAGAAAATCACCATGATCAACCAAAAGGGGCTCTACTTGGTCAGCCAGGCCGTTGGCCGGATTTTGGTCGAAAAGGGTAAGGGAGTCATCATCAATATGGCTTCGGAAGCTGGTCTGGAAGGTTCGGAAGGCCAGAGTGCCTATGCAGCTACAAAGGCTGCGGTCTATAGTTATACCCGTTCTTGGGCAAAAGAGTTGGGCAAGTACAATGTCCGCGTCGTGGGTGTTGCACCAGGCATTATGGAAGCAACAGGTTTGCGGACCCTTGCCTATGAGGAGGCGCTGGGCTATACTAGAGGAAAGACAGTAGATGAGATACGGGCAGGCTATGCCTCCACCAGCACGACTCCCCTAGGTCGCAGCGGGCAGTTGCGTGAGGTGGCAGACCTGGTGGCCTATTACATCTCGGATCGGTCTAGTTATATCACAGGAATTACAACAAATGTAGCGGGTGGCAAAACCCGAGGATAA
- a CDS encoding transcriptional regulator GutM: MNSMILFGAFCAAAYVLQILLGLKQLKNFNVTYGQLRKLGRVAIGRRSGKIQSGTIVLFALDREGKVLAAKKMQGVTILARFKDMPAYIGQDIHYLDCYNPLVRQENKLLQIAIEDAREVFLRVEAGNYQDVPKYGSALDVTTNAKYLLSRFKYHFKKS; this comes from the coding sequence ATGAACAGCATGATACTGTTTGGAGCATTTTGCGCGGCAGCCTATGTCCTGCAGATCCTCCTTGGCTTGAAACAGCTCAAAAACTTCAATGTCACCTATGGTCAGTTGAGGAAACTGGGCCGGGTTGCCATCGGACGGCGTTCTGGCAAGATTCAGTCTGGCACTATTGTCCTCTTTGCCCTGGATAGGGAGGGAAAAGTGCTGGCTGCGAAAAAGATGCAGGGAGTGACCATCCTGGCTCGTTTCAAGGACATGCCAGCCTATATCGGGCAGGACATCCACTATCTGGATTGCTACAATCCCTTGGTACGCCAGGAAAATAAGCTGCTTCAGATAGCCATAGAGGATGCGCGTGAGGTCTTTCTCCGCGTGGAAGCTGGCAACTATCAGGATGTTCCAAAATATGGCTCGGCCTTGGATGTGACGACCAATGCCAAGTACTTACTGTCGCGTTTCAAATATCATTTCAAAAAATCTTAA
- the srlA gene encoding PTS glucitol/sorbitol transporter subunit IIC, protein MDFIINFAEGFMRLFQLGGETFISWMTGIVPVVLMLLVAMNALIAILGEEKVNKLAQVSAKNPISRYMILPFISAFMLGNPMAISMGRFMPEFYKPSYVASQMQFCHTSNGVFPHINPGELFVWLGIASGIETLGLSTMDLAIRYLLVGLVMNFFAGWITDFTTAWVCKQQGVTLSKTLN, encoded by the coding sequence ATGGATTTCATTATTAACTTTGCGGAAGGCTTTATGCGCCTCTTCCAACTGGGAGGAGAAACCTTTATTTCCTGGATGACAGGCATTGTACCGGTCGTTCTCATGCTCCTGGTGGCCATGAACGCCCTCATTGCCATTCTTGGGGAAGAAAAGGTCAATAAGCTGGCCCAGGTGTCTGCTAAGAACCCCATCAGTCGCTATATGATTTTACCTTTCATTTCAGCCTTTATGCTGGGAAATCCCATGGCCATTTCAATGGGGCGCTTTATGCCCGAATTTTACAAGCCAAGCTATGTTGCCTCCCAGATGCAGTTTTGCCACACCTCTAACGGGGTATTTCCCCATATCAATCCAGGAGAGCTCTTCGTTTGGCTAGGGATCGCATCAGGCATTGAAACCCTGGGCCTGAGCACCATGGATTTGGCCATTCGCTATCTCTTGGTGGGCTTGGTTATGAACTTCTTTGCAGGCTGGATAACAGACTTTACGACTGCCTGGGTCTGCAAGCAACAGGGCGTGACCCTCAGCAAAACATTGAACTAG
- the srlE gene encoding PTS glucitol/sorbitol transporter subunit IIB yields the protein MAYQSIKVVKGSGGFGGPLVITPTEEKHKFIYITGGGEKPEIVDKIAALTGMEAVNGFKTSIPDEEIALAIVDCGGTLRCGIYPKKGIPTINIVATGKSGPLAQYITEDIYVSAVGLDQISATGESAVEARPVAVEPKVGTYDTSKKITEQRAESSFVARIGMGAGKVVAIFNQAARDAIQTMLNTILPFMAFVSLLIGVINGSGVGNWIAKLMVPLAGNVWGLIIIGFICSLPFLSPLLGPGAVISQIIGTLIGVEIGKGNIPPQMALPALFAINTQNGCDFIPVALGLSEAEAETVEVGVPSVLYSRFLSGVPRVVAAWIASIGLYQ from the coding sequence ATGGCATATCAAAGCATCAAAGTTGTCAAAGGTAGCGGTGGATTTGGCGGTCCTCTCGTGATTACCCCAACGGAAGAAAAACATAAGTTTATTTATATTACTGGCGGCGGTGAAAAGCCTGAGATTGTGGATAAGATTGCCGCTTTGACTGGGATGGAAGCCGTCAATGGCTTCAAGACATCCATCCCAGATGAAGAAATTGCCCTAGCCATCGTAGATTGTGGAGGCACTCTTCGTTGTGGCATCTATCCGAAAAAAGGGATTCCGACCATCAACATCGTAGCGACTGGCAAGTCTGGCCCCTTGGCCCAATACATCACAGAAGATATTTATGTGTCAGCAGTGGGGCTGGACCAGATTTCAGCAACGGGGGAATCTGCAGTCGAAGCAAGGCCAGTGGCGGTAGAGCCAAAGGTTGGGACCTATGACACCAGCAAGAAAATTACCGAACAACGGGCAGAATCCAGTTTTGTAGCCCGCATCGGGATGGGGGCTGGTAAGGTTGTTGCCATCTTTAACCAGGCAGCCCGCGATGCCATCCAAACTATGCTCAATACCATCCTGCCCTTCATGGCTTTTGTTTCCCTCTTGATTGGGGTTATCAATGGCTCTGGCGTGGGGAATTGGATTGCCAAACTCATGGTTCCCCTGGCAGGAAATGTGTGGGGCCTCATCATCATCGGCTTCATCTGTTCGCTGCCCTTCCTTTCACCCCTGCTTGGACCTGGTGCGGTCATCTCTCAAATCATCGGAACCCTGATCGGTGTGGAAATCGGCAAGGGCAATATTCCGCCACAAATGGCTCTCCCAGCCCTCTTTGCCATCAATACGCAAAATGGTTGTGACTTTATCCCCGTTGCCCTAGGTTTATCAGAAGCAGAAGCGGAGACTGTTGAAGTTGGGGTTCCCTCTGTTCTCTACTCTCGCTTCTTGAGTGGCGTTCCCCGTGTCGTAGCGGCTTGGATTGCCTCCATCGGTCTCTACCAATAA
- a CDS encoding PTS glucitol/sorbitol transporter subunit IIA — MSVIFETRVVAIGPEALGMIEGANMLILFGEGAPADLAEFCFTIDNKDLKGSIPVGGKLRIDQQEFVITAVGNVVEKNLRNLGHISIHFDGSRAGSLPGTLHVEGESLPSLQDGTVIQLLA, encoded by the coding sequence ATGTCAGTAATTTTTGAAACTAGAGTGGTCGCCATTGGACCAGAAGCGCTCGGGATGATTGAAGGGGCAAATATGTTGATCCTCTTCGGCGAGGGCGCCCCTGCAGACCTTGCAGAATTTTGTTTTACCATTGATAACAAGGACCTAAAAGGCAGTATTCCAGTTGGGGGAAAACTCCGGATAGACCAGCAGGAGTTTGTGATTACAGCTGTTGGTAACGTAGTGGAGAAGAATCTTCGCAACCTCGGTCATATCAGTATTCATTTTGATGGTTCCCGCGCAGGAAGCCTTCCGGGCACCCTCCATGTTGAAGGGGAAAGCCTTCCAAGCTTACAGGATGGGACCGTGATTCAGCTCTTGGCTTAG
- the rsgA gene encoding ribosome small subunit-dependent GTPase A, with protein sequence MKGTIIKALAGFYYVESQGQVYQTRARGNFRKKGQTPYVGDVVDFSAEENSEGYILKIHERKNSLVRPPIVNIDQAVVIMSAKEPDFNANLLDRFLVLLEQKAIAPIIYITKLDLVDDRTELDNYKAVYEQIGYPFLYELNSLIPLLKDKLTVFMGQTGVGKSTLLNKLVPELNLETGEISDSLGRGRHTTRAVSFYPVYGGKIADTPGFSSLDYEVKEAEALNDCFPELVEASQFCKFRTCTHTHEPDCGVKPRVEEGMISQSRYDNYLQFLSEIQNRRETFKKVSKKIK encoded by the coding sequence TTGAAAGGTACAATTATCAAGGCTCTGGCAGGCTTCTACTATGTCGAGTCGCAGGGACAGGTTTACCAAACACGAGCGCGGGGAAATTTCCGCAAGAAGGGTCAGACCCCTTATGTAGGTGATGTGGTCGATTTTTCTGCTGAGGAAAATTCCGAAGGCTACATCCTCAAGATTCATGAACGGAAGAACAGTCTGGTCAGACCGCCCATTGTCAACATTGATCAGGCGGTAGTCATCATGTCGGCCAAGGAGCCTGATTTCAACGCCAATCTCCTGGACCGCTTTTTGGTTCTTTTGGAGCAAAAGGCCATTGCCCCCATCATCTATATTACCAAGTTAGACTTGGTGGACGATCGAACAGAGCTGGATAACTACAAGGCTGTCTATGAACAAATCGGCTATCCCTTCCTGTATGAACTGAACAGTCTGATTCCCCTTTTGAAAGACAAGTTAACAGTCTTTATGGGTCAGACCGGTGTCGGAAAGTCAACCTTGCTCAACAAACTAGTCCCAGAACTCAATCTGGAAACGGGAGAAATTTCAGACAGTCTCGGTCGGGGCCGCCATACGACACGGGCAGTCAGTTTTTATCCTGTCTATGGAGGGAAAATTGCGGATACCCCGGGCTTCTCCTCGCTTGATTATGAAGTCAAGGAAGCGGAAGCGCTGAATGACTGCTTCCCAGAACTGGTTGAAGCCAGTCAATTCTGTAAGTTTCGAACGTGTACCCATACTCATGAACCTGACTGCGGTGTTAAACCACGGGTGGAAGAGGGAATGATTTCCCAAAGCCGCTATGATAATTACCTGCAGTTCCTGAGTGAAATTCAAAATCGCCGGGAAACCTTCAAAAAAGTCAGCAAGAAAATCAAATAG
- the rpe gene encoding ribulose-phosphate 3-epimerase, producing the protein MSHYKIAPSILAADYANFEKELKRLEATGVEYVHIDIMDGHFVPNISFGADVVAAMRPHSKLVFDCHLMVSNPENHIDSFARAGADILTIHAEATVHLHGTLQKIRAAGMKVGVVINPGTPLVTIEPVLNLVDQVLLMTVNPGFGGQAYIPEVAEKIADLVALRHAKQLQFDIEVDGGIDDKTIRSAKAAGANVFVAGSYLFKGDLEANVASLRAALHD; encoded by the coding sequence ATGTCACATTATAAAATCGCTCCATCCATCCTCGCAGCAGACTACGCCAATTTTGAAAAAGAACTCAAACGCTTAGAAGCAACTGGCGTAGAGTATGTGCATATTGACATCATGGACGGTCATTTTGTACCCAATATCAGTTTTGGCGCGGATGTGGTAGCTGCTATGCGTCCTCACAGCAAGTTGGTTTTCGACTGCCACCTCATGGTGTCCAATCCTGAAAATCATATTGACAGTTTTGCGCGTGCCGGTGCAGATATTCTAACCATTCACGCAGAAGCGACCGTTCACCTGCATGGAACTCTTCAAAAAATTCGAGCGGCCGGAATGAAAGTTGGAGTGGTCATCAACCCAGGAACCCCACTAGTTACCATCGAACCAGTGCTTAACTTGGTTGACCAGGTTCTTTTAATGACGGTTAATCCCGGTTTTGGAGGACAAGCCTATATTCCAGAAGTAGCCGAGAAAATTGCGGACTTGGTGGCTTTACGCCATGCAAAACAGTTGCAGTTTGATATTGAAGTAGACGGCGGAATTGATGACAAGACGATTCGCTCTGCTAAGGCCGCGGGAGCTAATGTCTTTGTGGCGGGGTCCTATCTCTTTAAGGGAGATTTGGAAGCCAATGTAGCTAGTCTGCGAGCAGCTCTTCATGACTAA
- a CDS encoding thiamine diphosphokinase has product MTKLAVVAGGDLELLPTAYDGYIGVDAGCLALLDNGLPLDIAVGDFDSISKEELARVQAQARLVIQAPAEKDDTDLELALKEVFQRYPEAQVTIYGAFGGRLDHMMANLFLASEPALAPFMRQIELVDKLNLVRFYPAGQHRLFPQKDMTYVSFMPEGGGRLSIWGAKYPLDEAHYFLKKCYASNEFIDREMNIGLDKGYVIVIYSKDRR; this is encoded by the coding sequence ATGACTAAGCTAGCAGTAGTAGCAGGCGGAGATTTGGAATTGCTGCCAACGGCTTATGATGGCTACATCGGGGTGGATGCGGGCTGTCTTGCTCTGTTGGACAACGGTCTTCCCTTAGACATAGCGGTTGGAGATTTTGACTCGATTTCTAAAGAGGAGTTGGCAAGAGTTCAGGCTCAGGCAAGGTTAGTTATCCAAGCGCCTGCAGAGAAGGATGATACAGATTTAGAGTTGGCCTTGAAAGAGGTTTTTCAGCGCTATCCTGAGGCTCAGGTTACGATTTATGGGGCCTTTGGAGGTCGTCTGGATCACATGATGGCCAACCTCTTTTTAGCTAGTGAGCCAGCTTTGGCACCTTTTATGAGGCAAATCGAGTTGGTCGACAAGCTCAATCTAGTCCGTTTTTATCCTGCAGGTCAGCATCGCCTGTTTCCTCAGAAGGATATGACCTACGTTTCCTTTATGCCAGAAGGAGGAGGTCGTCTGAGTATTTGGGGAGCCAAGTATCCCTTAGATGAAGCTCACTATTTTTTAAAAAAATGCTACGCTTCTAACGAATTTATAGATAGGGAGATGAACATCGGCCTAGATAAGGGCTATGTCATTGTCATATACAGTAAAGATAGGAGGTAG
- a CDS encoding DNA recombination protein RmuC, giving the protein MEFLLLGMLVLLVFGVGLVYIKLQQLSNQAQDQAETTADHLSDQLTYQLESHGYQQAQKLSQEVTELRRELYQHLTEIRQDIHQSLLQNRDSTDRRLVAIQESNDKRLEEMRQTVEEKLEKTLQTRLQASFETVSKQLESVNRGLGEMQNVARDVGSLNKVLSGTKSRGIMGELQLGQIIEDILTPSQYEREFATVKGSSERVEYAIKLPGLTENEYVYLPIDSKFPLADYYRLEEAYEAGDKEQIELNRKNLLAAIKRFAKDIQSKYLQPPQTTNFGILFLPTEGLYSEVVRNPIFFDELRRQENIVVAGPSTLSALLNSLSVGFKTLNIQKSADDISKVLGNVKLEFGKFSDLLLKAQKQLNQASSNIDKLLTTRTNAIERTLRTIELYEDEQTKSLLQLAEMNEELDED; this is encoded by the coding sequence ATGGAATTTCTACTTTTAGGAATGCTGGTCTTGTTGGTTTTTGGGGTAGGTCTAGTCTATATCAAACTGCAGCAACTCAGCAATCAAGCACAAGATCAGGCAGAAACAACAGCAGACCACTTGTCCGACCAGCTGACCTACCAGTTGGAGAGTCATGGTTATCAGCAAGCCCAAAAGCTCAGTCAGGAAGTGACCGAGCTACGCCGTGAACTATATCAACACTTAACCGAAATTCGACAGGATATTCACCAGAGCCTGCTCCAAAATCGTGATTCCACCGACCGCCGACTGGTGGCCATTCAGGAGTCTAATGACAAACGTTTGGAAGAAATGCGGCAGACGGTGGAAGAAAAGTTGGAGAAGACCCTTCAAACCCGACTGCAAGCTTCCTTTGAAACCGTATCGAAGCAGCTGGAGTCTGTCAACCGCGGTCTAGGAGAGATGCAAAATGTGGCGCGTGATGTCGGCAGCCTCAACAAGGTTCTCTCAGGAACCAAAAGCCGGGGCATTATGGGTGAGTTGCAACTGGGACAAATTATCGAAGATATTCTGACGCCGAGTCAGTACGAGAGAGAATTTGCGACAGTCAAGGGCTCCAGTGAGCGAGTTGAGTATGCAATCAAGTTGCCGGGGCTGACAGAAAACGAGTATGTCTATCTGCCCATTGACTCCAAGTTTCCGTTGGCAGATTACTACCGCTTAGAAGAGGCTTATGAAGCGGGAGATAAGGAGCAGATTGAGCTGAACCGGAAAAATCTTCTGGCTGCCATCAAACGTTTTGCCAAGGACATCCAAAGCAAGTATCTCCAACCTCCTCAAACAACCAATTTCGGTATTCTTTTCTTGCCAACAGAAGGACTTTATTCAGAAGTGGTACGCAATCCCATCTTCTTTGACGAGTTACGCCGTCAGGAAAATATCGTAGTAGCTGGGCCAAGCACCCTCTCTGCCCTATTGAATTCCCTGTCAGTTGGTTTTAAGACATTGAATATCCAAAAGTCAGCTGATGACATCAGCAAGGTCTTGGGCAATGTCAAATTGGAGTTTGGCAAGTTCAGCGACCTCTTGCTAAAGGCTCAAAAACAGCTTAATCAGGCCAGCAGCAACATTGATAAACTCTTGACGACCCGCACCAACGCCATTGAACGAACCTTACGGACGATTGAATTGTACGAAGATGAGCAGACTAAAAGTCTACTACAATTAGCAGAAATGAATGAGGAATTAGATGAAGATTAA
- a CDS encoding 3'-5' exoribonuclease YhaM family protein, with translation MKINQMKADEFFDGFYLIKAAEVRQTRAGKDYLALTFQDDTGEIEGKIWDAQPGKIKDFVAGVVVYMQGRREIYNNTPQVNQISLRLPRLGEPNDPADFKEKLPVDVKDTRDYLSQIVFRIENATWQRIVRALFSKYDKEFYSYPAAKTNHHAFYSGLSYHTATMVRLADKIGDVYPQLNKSLLFAGILLHDLAKVIELTGPDNTSYTVRGNLIGHISLIDEEITKVLVELGIDDSREDVTVLRHLILSHHGQLEYGSPVRPQIMEAEILHMIDNIDAEMMMMLSALDKVAPGEMTSRIFAMDNRSFYKPRLD, from the coding sequence ATGAAGATTAACCAGATGAAGGCAGATGAATTCTTTGACGGATTCTATCTGATTAAGGCCGCCGAAGTGCGGCAGACTCGGGCAGGGAAGGACTATCTAGCCCTGACCTTCCAGGACGATACCGGTGAAATTGAGGGAAAAATTTGGGATGCCCAGCCGGGGAAAATCAAGGATTTTGTAGCAGGTGTGGTTGTCTATATGCAAGGGAGGCGCGAGATTTACAATAACACTCCTCAGGTCAACCAGATTAGCCTGCGCCTACCAAGACTAGGCGAACCCAATGACCCAGCTGATTTTAAGGAGAAACTGCCGGTAGACGTGAAGGATACACGGGATTATTTGAGTCAGATTGTGTTTCGGATTGAAAATGCGACCTGGCAGCGGATTGTTCGCGCTCTTTTCAGCAAGTATGACAAGGAGTTTTATTCCTATCCAGCAGCCAAGACCAATCACCATGCCTTTTATTCCGGTCTTTCTTATCATACAGCCACCATGGTTCGTCTAGCAGATAAGATCGGGGATGTCTACCCTCAGCTTAACAAGAGTCTATTGTTTGCGGGGATTCTTCTGCATGACTTGGCCAAAGTGATTGAGTTGACTGGGCCGGACAATACCTCCTACACTGTCCGCGGGAATCTGATTGGCCATATCTCTCTGATTGATGAAGAAATAACCAAGGTATTGGTAGAGTTGGGCATTGATGATAGCCGCGAAGATGTGACGGTGCTGCGCCATCTCATCCTTAGCCATCATGGTCAGCTGGAATACGGCAGTCCAGTGCGTCCACAGATTATGGAGGCGGAAATCCTCCATATGATTGATAATATCGATGCGGAGATGATGATGATGCTTTCTGCCCTAGACAAGGTAGCTCCTGGAGAGATGACAAGTCGTATTTTTGCGATGGACAATCGCTCGTTCTACAAACCGAGGCTTGACTAG
- a CDS encoding aminoglycoside phosphotransferase family protein, whose product MVQTRLVEMRPIHKGWSKDKKYYALDERGQAYLLRVSDLDMLEARQANIAFLQEAQKMNLPLPIPVELDCNGQEVHLLLQWIDGEDLSSSLARLTPDEIYRHGLEMGRTLQHLHHLAIDQTRLDWSSFYQKKIDAKLKAYKACPELYEDGQVLVDFVEQHRHLLEGRPIAHQHGDFHIGNMLLGKDNRVYLIDVDRQDVGDPWEEFNRIFFTVEVSPLLASAMLDGYFEGNIPSDFWQLLALYVATNCLGSLPWAYQVDPLQVPVMREQAKAILSCYRRMQVTVPSWYQGFSENDK is encoded by the coding sequence ATGGTGCAGACACGTCTGGTAGAGATGCGGCCCATACACAAGGGCTGGTCTAAAGATAAAAAATACTATGCTTTGGACGAGCGAGGACAAGCCTACTTACTTAGGGTGTCAGACTTGGACATGCTAGAAGCAAGGCAGGCGAATATTGCTTTCTTGCAAGAGGCTCAAAAAATGAATTTGCCTCTTCCGATTCCGGTCGAGCTGGACTGCAATGGGCAAGAAGTGCACCTCTTACTCCAGTGGATTGACGGGGAAGATTTGTCCAGCTCCCTTGCTCGGTTGACGCCGGACGAGATTTATCGCCATGGTCTGGAAATGGGTCGCACCTTGCAACACTTGCATCATCTTGCTATTGATCAAACCCGCTTGGACTGGTCTAGTTTCTACCAGAAGAAAATTGATGCCAAGTTGAAGGCCTACAAAGCCTGTCCAGAACTCTACGAGGACGGGCAGGTCTTGGTGGACTTTGTGGAGCAGCATCGCCATCTCTTAGAAGGCAGACCTATTGCCCACCAACATGGAGACTTTCATATCGGCAATATGCTCTTGGGTAAGGACAATCGGGTCTATCTAATTGATGTTGATCGACAGGATGTCGGAGATCCTTGGGAGGAATTCAATCGGATTTTTTTCACGGTGGAGGTTTCGCCACTTCTAGCTTCCGCCATGTTGGACGGCTATTTTGAGGGCAACATTCCTTCAGATTTCTGGCAGCTATTGGCGCTTTATGTGGCAACGAATTGTCTGGGTTCTCTGCCTTGGGCCTATCAGGTTGATCCCTTGCAGGTGCCCGTCATGCGAGAACAGGCCAAGGCTATTTTGTCCTGTTACCGACGGATGCAGGTGACAGTGCCAAGCTGGTATCAGGGATTTT